The genomic window TTAGTTACTATAGATAATGCACGTTCCTTCTCACTTACCAAATCCTTTAGTGCATTATCTATTTGTTCTAGCTGTCTTTTAATTATTTTTACTTCTTGTTCTTTAGCTTCAATTTTATTTTTTAATACATTTTTCAACTTGTCTGTTTCCATATTTTCTAGTTGCAGAGCTGCTATTTCTTTTAATCCAAATCCCATCATCTTTAAAGCCACAATTTGATTGGCAATTGGTAATTGATCACTTTCATAATACCGATATCCTGTTGATTCATCTATATATTTAGGTATTAACAATCCAATTTTATCGTAGTTTCTAAGCATATGAATACTTATAGATGTAAGTACCGAAAATTCACCTATTTTAAACATTTTTTGTCCTTTCTAAACTTATTTTATTACTTAAATTATACTATATATTGAATAGAATTTGGACTTAATGATATTAAGCAATTCATATAACTATTTCCCTAAGTATTCCTCCAATGCTATTCCGTTATCATAGATATATTTAGCAGCTTTTTTACCAACATATCTAATATGCCATGGTTCATGTTCTATACCTGTTACACTTTTCTTTTCACTTGGATATCTTATAATAAAACCAAATCTATAGCAATTTTTTGCCAGCCAATCTGCCTCTTTTGTTCCCCTTACAAAATACCTATCTTTATTAGTAACATCAATACATAGTCCTGATTGATGTTCACTAAATCCTGGTTTAGCTACATATGCATCTGCTCGCTTCTTTCCTTGGGATTTTACCCTGCTTCTATAAACATTTTCTTGTGATTTATAAGATCTATAACCTGAGTTACCAAGTAATATTATTCCTTCAGCTTTAGCTGTGTTTATTAATTCTTCTAATGGTTTTTTAACGATTCCTGCTACATGTTTTTCTTCATGTTCTGATTTATCTAAAAATGGTATATTGGGTATACTTAATCCCTTTGGTATATAGTTTTTACTCAAACCATGCTTTCTATTTACTAACAGTAGTTCTTCCTTTACATTAAGATTAACTGCTTGTTCTGATTTTTCTTCATATTTAACCTTAGTTTCTTGTTGGTACTCGTCCTTCTTCTTATCTTTAACCTCAACTCCTTGTTTAAACTTATCCTTATCTTCAACCTGAATTTCTTGTTCAGACTTATCTTTATCATTAACTTCAGCTTCTTGTACTAAATTATTTTTATTATTTATATTTCCTAAATTTAAATTTTCACCTCCTAACACATACCACAATCCACAAATTATTAGTACGCCAAATAGTAAAACTTTTTTTAATATTTTTTTCATATATTCTACATCCTTCCTAATTATTGTAATTCCATTATAAAAGATAAAAATTAAAATAATCGTAAATATTTCTTAAGAAATTCTAACTTATCTTAATTATTTATGTTTTGAAAACTTAAACTTTGTAAATTTAAGTTGTTATCTTCCAACACATACCACAATCCACAAATTATTAGTAGTATACCGTAGTCTCTTTATTTGAGCCATTTGTTTATCTCACAGCAAACTAACAATTTTGTAAGAAATAAACTAAAGTAAAAATATTAAAATAGTGTAATCGAAGTTTGCTCTCTTAAATTAAGTTTTAAAACAAATAAAAAAAGCACTCCATCCTACCAAGAATAGGTTGTGCTTTTTCATAAGTTTATTTCACTATCATTTCACCTTGTTTCAATGATTTATATAACTCTTCCGTTCTACTTATATCTTCGTAATTTATAACTATAAGCTTACTATCTTTCGTGTATATGGCAACAAATGGCTTAGTTCTATCCATTATGTAAAAATATACTTCCTTATAATTTGAAACTTTAAATTTTCCCATTTTCATCTTGTTAATAGTAGTTCCATTGATCCTTCTTGAAACCATTGGAAGACTTTTTTCTAAAGCTATCTTATTTATTTCTTTTTTATTAATAGAAGTACCCCATTTACCTTCAATAGTTATTAAGTTCTCACTTATCTCTACTTCTCTATCCTGAAAAATTTCTGGGAAACTTAAAGTTCTTGCAAAAGCAAAAATAAAAGCTATTACTATAATAACTAAAAATCCTTTAGCTACTGGCTTTGCATAGTTAAGAGTAATTCTTCCATCTTCTCTTTTATTCACCCAAAGAGTTGGATCATTTTTATTGTAGTATAGATTTCCCATAATGTAGTTTTCGTCATTCATAATTTCTTTTTGATTTTCAACCTTCCAGTTCTCACTTTTCTTTAATAACTTAACTTTTTTATGCATTATATAGTAATTTACACTTAAAATTATTATTCCTATTAATATAAATAAATTACCTAACACTACAGACCATACTTCAGAAACTTTTAGCTTTAAAAGAATATATATTAAAATTAATAAAAGATAACTTAAACTAAAATTCTTTCTATATTGTTTTTTTAGCTTTGTAAAATTATCTTTTTTATTATGTTTACTCGGTAATCTAACTCCAAAGAAAATTGATTTATTCTCCATCCTATAAACAAATAATCCTATGATATAAAGGACAAACATTATAAAATAATTTGTTACTGTATTTATATTATTCATATTGTCTACTCTCCTCATATTTTCTTATTTGCTTCACACTATTTGTGTAATACAAAAGTTAAACTTATAAATAAGTTTGTACTATATTATATCATAGACATTAATTTGTAATAAAAACTTTATACTAACTTTATTTTTGTTCCTTTACTTTCACTGATTTAATTAAAATAGAAAGACTATCCTTAAGTTTTAATAGAATTAATGATATAACCCCATTGAAAAATTTAACTAATTTATTGGAACTTCATTTATGTGATAATCTAATGAGTGATACAAGTGTTTTGAAAAATTTAACTAATTTGCAATGGCTTTATATATTTGATGAGATACACGATGAACCACTACCATATAACGATAACTCTCTTTAATTATAATTTAAAAAATTGCATAATTCCAAAACTTCATGGCTATATACAATTTTGAACTAATTAATTAGTTCAAAATTGTATAAAAACAGATTTTAAAAGCACAGTTATTTTCTTTTAATAACTATTTACAAAAATTATTTATTCAAAAATCTATTAAAAAACAAAAAAGAGGCTGTT from Clostridium sp. MB40-C1 includes these protein-coding regions:
- a CDS encoding M15 family metallopeptidase, with translation MKKILKKVLLFGVLIICGLWYVLGGENLNLGNINNKNNLVQEAEVNDKDKSEQEIQVEDKDKFKQGVEVKDKKKDEYQQETKVKYEEKSEQAVNLNVKEELLLVNRKHGLSKNYIPKGLSIPNIPFLDKSEHEEKHVAGIVKKPLEELINTAKAEGIILLGNSGYRSYKSQENVYRSRVKSQGKKRADAYVAKPGFSEHQSGLCIDVTNKDRYFVRGTKEADWLAKNCYRFGFIIRYPSEKKSVTGIEHEPWHIRYVGKKAAKYIYDNGIALEEYLGK
- a CDS encoding PH domain-containing protein — protein: MNNINTVTNYFIMFVLYIIGLFVYRMENKSIFFGVRLPSKHNKKDNFTKLKKQYRKNFSLSYLLLILIYILLKLKVSEVWSVVLGNLFILIGIIILSVNYYIMHKKVKLLKKSENWKVENQKEIMNDENYIMGNLYYNKNDPTLWVNKREDGRITLNYAKPVAKGFLVIIVIAFIFAFARTLSFPEIFQDREVEISENLITIEGKWGTSINKKEINKIALEKSLPMVSRRINGTTINKMKMGKFKVSNYKEVYFYIMDRTKPFVAIYTKDSKLIVINYEDISRTEELYKSLKQGEMIVK